The genomic window GGACGTCGCTCACGTCCAGCGCCTCGACGTCGCGGGCGTGCTGCAGCACCTTGGCGAGCTGGCCGGTGAACGTGTCGAGCTCGTCGTCGGTGAGCTCGATGCGGGCCAGCCGAGCCACGTGCGCGACGTCGTCGCGGGTGATATCGGCCATCGGCGCCACTGTAGGAGCTGGTTCTGTCTTCGCTGAGCATGAGATAGCCGGCTGAGCGAAGACAGAACGGTTTCGCGGAACGTTTCCGGGTGCGCGAGCGTCTTCTTCACGATGAACGCCGTACCGGTCGGCAGCGCGCCCGAGGTGAGATGGGACGACAGGCTCGTCCACGTCTACCGCGACCGCTATCGCGACCTGGTGCGGCTCGGCTACCTGCTCACCCGGCAGCAGGCCGTCGCCGAGGAGATCGTGCAGGACGCCTTCATCGCGTCCCGCGGCAAGGTCGACGGGGTGCGCGACCCCTACCTCTACGTGCGCG from Acidimicrobiales bacterium includes these protein-coding regions:
- the gatC gene encoding Asp-tRNA(Asn)/Glu-tRNA(Gln) amidotransferase subunit GatC; translated protein: MADITRDDVAHVARLARIELTDDELDTFTGQLAKVLQHARDVEALDVSDVPPTAHPYPLENVLRPDEVQPSLPRDEVLAAAPAVEDGQFRVPPVLGEAP